From Carya illinoinensis cultivar Pawnee chromosome 5, C.illinoinensisPawnee_v1, whole genome shotgun sequence, one genomic window encodes:
- the LOC122311432 gene encoding mavicyanin-like — MAKLQLCLILFATIGCFLSGLQVRAMTHIVGGSYGWRLPSANISFYQDWARPRNFTAGDKLVFLFTTGLHNVVEVKKEDYDECTQKHVIKTYTNGPAIFELTKPGDHFFICGLSNQFCNGGQKLSIRVMNGDTSSDGGGLFGIITKSSSSSSSADSIYSLGMLSGLLLALMMIINIIFFI, encoded by the exons ATGGCGAAGCTGCAACTTTGTCTAATATTGTTTGCAACTATCGGCTGTTTTCTAAGCGGGCTGCAGGTACGTGCAATGACGCACATCGTTGGAGGAAGCTATGGCTGGCGTCTCCCTTCAGCTAATATTTCCTTTTACCAAGATTGGGCCAGGCCGAGAAATTTCACTGCCGGAGACAAACTGG TCTTCTTGTTCACAACGGGCTTGCACAACGTGGTAGAGGTTAAAAAGGAGGATTATGATGAGTGCACCCAGAAGCATGTGATCAAAACTTACACAAATGGACCAGCAATTTTTGAGCTCACCAAACCTGGTGATCACTTCTTCATTTGTGGTCTCAGCAATCAGTTCTGCAACGGTGGCCAAAAGTTGAGCATTAGGGTGATGAACGGAGATACGTCTTCCGATGGTGGTGGTTTATTTGGGATAATTACCAAGTCTAGCTCCAGCTCCAGCTCGGCCGATTCCATTTACAGTCTCGGTATGCTTTCGGGTTTGCTTCTTGCACTCATGATGATCatcaatatcatattttttatataa